Proteins from a genomic interval of Lolium perenne isolate Kyuss_39 chromosome 1, Kyuss_2.0, whole genome shotgun sequence:
- the LOC127340211 gene encoding protein FAR1-RELATED SEQUENCE 5 has translation MEKNSASDIDWYFPAGGHERDNNTTHGRGDEADDRSEPTRKPIDINGKVGTGYGGGSAGTRGEEAGRRRAAAGVGRVSRLVSSAVERRLAHTEVQHPCTCGKFDKHAVLNGIQKQKENLYDAMTAASKKYGKDTDRAILQNNSLLRDLSKQVKPRSSDPTWERAVKEKTNHDGLKLTGALSLLTGGIYLQGFVADSILQGFDLNKPAQTEGYDGADQDGNDAAKFVPGPNSTASAGASNVAEEDGEEICSQPVVPFVGMMFDDLEVAKQVYNDYAWKLGFGTRIGNTKYSTARGVPKDTILSRVFECVHTGKPAAECKNAAARSKEAAAKVKEASVDMSNIGEQKSRSKQAGSEMDVNESKQRNILLRCDCKAHMVVGKRNGHWSVTVFKEDHTHPMVKLAGRRRYYRSHRKVPEEDFQFLQTLHNQNITTAQIMGCLGSVHGGDPRTLGYVKRDVSNIRTMLREEVSQRDMSMVIEYFERRKAESPNFFYDTQVDSNNAVRGLFWVDGRTRALYPKYKDCVFFDTTFCTNKYNLPFAPIVGINNHTHTIVLGCALLPDETTETFKWVFERWMLAMNQMHPDHIMTDQDQAMATAIDKVFPNSVHRCCCYHVLHLARKKLGPNLGEGHPFADAFYSCIYGTDTIEEFEFCWQHMLRSFDMAENNHLNNMWKSRKTWAPVYFRKSFFPFTSTTGRSEGLNSYFKTLVRPSDSVWNFVQQYELCQNLMLDREDNAGFTMETTTAKLWGSYSIEEQALKFYTREVFDRFQKMVQSSTRFYPIHVEAEGLCFDLVPNQDLDVKTYRVAVNPEEGLYTCGCNMFEMCGLICPHIIRVMVHLNVQQIPGRYMLERWSAAATTHAPEPGTNTIRFGVPTSNTLKYNSLCRKMNQLASDACFDDDTYVAVSRIVDEASKVVATMLKAKGQVQQEGEGYQHRQSEDQRQQKPEAPQQQTTTVDGTASHQVKNPPRTKPKGRPKITEKRRKTLVELRDEANEKRRKKQSEPKTPKEPKPKRKYRKKKCPFCGDEDHISVKDCKYMKIALAREDAMQAGADLTL, from the exons ATGGAGAAGAACTCAGCGTCCGACATCGACTGGTATTTCCCGGCCGGTGGCCACGAACGC GACAACAACACAACGCACGGTCGAGGCGACGAAGCCGACGATCGATCAGAACCAACAAGAAAACCGATCGATATCAACGGGAAGGTGGGAACGGGCTATGGCGGCGGCAGTGCTGGGACACGCGGCGAGGAGGCTGGGCGGCGGCGTGCTGCGGCAGGAGTCGGCCGCGTGTCGCGTCTCGTCTCGTCGGCCGTGGAACGGCGGCTCGCCCACACGGAGGTCCAGCATCCTTGCACCTGCGGGAAATTCGACAAGCACGCCGTCCTGAACGGGATCCAGAAGCAGAAGGAGAATCTGTACGACGCCATGACCGCGGCGAGCAAGAAGTACGGGAAGGATACGGACCGCGCCATCCTGCAGAACAACTCGTTGCTCCGCGACCTCTCGAAGCAAGTCAAGCCTCGCTCCAGCGACCCCACATG GGAACGGGCTGTCAAAGAAAAAACGAATCACGACGGGCTAAAACTGACTGGTGCTCTTTCGCTGCTCACCGGCGGGATTTATCTACAG GGGTTTGTTGCCGACAGCATCCTTCAAGGTTTTGACCTCAACAAGCCAGCGCAAACAGAAGGTTATGATGGTGCTGATCAAGATGGGAATGATGCAGCAAAATTTGTTCCTGGACCAAATAGTACAGCAAGTGCAGGTGCTTCCAATGTTGCTGAAGAAGATGGTGAAGAAATTTGTTCACAGCCTGTGGTTCCATTTGTTGGGATGATGTTCGATGACCTTGAAGTAGCAAAACAAGTATACAATGACTATGCGTGGAAGCTTGGTTTCGGCACACGCATTGGAAACACCAAGTATAGCACAGCACGAGGAGTGCCAAAGGACACAATACTGAGCAGAGTGTTTGAGTGTGTGCATACTGGTAAACCAGCAGCTGAATGTAAGAATGCTGCTGCGAGAAGCAAAGAAGCTGCTGCAAAAGTAAAAGAAGCTTCTGTTGATATGAGCAACATTGGTGAGCAAAAGTCAAGAAGCAAACAAGCTGGTTCTGAGATGGACGTGAACGAATCAAAGCAGCGTAATATTTTGCTTCGATGTGACTGTAAAGCACATATGGTTGTTGGGAAGCGGAATGGCCATTGGTCTGTCACTGTTTTTAAAGAAGATCACACCCACCCAATGGTGAAGCTAGCAGGGAGGCGACGCTACTACAGATCACATAGGAAAGTCCCAGAAGAAGATTTCCAATTCCTACAGACGCTACATAATCAAAACATTACAACCGCTCAGATAATGGGTTGTCTAGGAAGTGTGCATGGTGGCGACCCAAGGACGCTAGGCTACGTGAAGAGAGATGTGTCTAACATAAGGACAATGCTGCGAGAGGAAGTATCACAGCGTGATATGAGCATGGTGATTGAGTACTTTGAACGCAGGAAAGCAGAAAGTCCAAATTTCTTTTATGACACACAAGTTGATTCAAACAATGCTGTCAGAGGATTATTCTGGGTGGATGGAAGGACCAGAGCACTATACCCCAAGTACAAGGACTGTGTTTTCTTCGACACAACCTTTTGCACCAACAAGTATAATCTTCCTTTTGCTCCAATCGTGGGAATAAATAACCACACACATACGATTGTTCTAGGTTGTGCTTTGCTACCGGATGAAACAACAGAAACATTTAAGTGGGTATTTGAAAGGTGGATGCTCGCAATGAATCAGATGCACCCAGATCATATAATGACAGACCAGGACCAGGCTATGGCTActgcaattgacaaggtatttccAAATTCAGTACACAGATGCTGCTGCTACCATGTGCTGCACCTAGCAAGGAAAAAGCTTGGTCCAAATTTGGGAGAAGGCCATCCATTTGCAGATGCATTTTACTCATGCATATATGGAACTGATACTATTGAGGAGTTTGAATTCTGCTGGCAGCATATGCTGCGAAGCTTCGACATGGCAGAGAACAACCACCTCAATAATATGTGGAAGAGCAGAAAGACATGGGCACCAGTTTACTTCAGGAAAAGTTTTTTCCCATTCACAAGCACAACTGGAAGATCGGAAGGCCTTAACTCATACTTCAAGACATTGGTTCGCCCTAGTGACTCCGTGTGGAATTTCGTGCAGCAGTATGAGTTGTGCCAGAATTTGATGTTGGATCGTGAAGACAATGCGGGCTTCACAATGGAGACGACGACAGCAAAGCTTTGGGGCAG TTACAGCATTGAAGAACAGGCATTGAAATTTTACACAAGGGAAGTCTTCGACAGGTTCCAAAAAATGGTTCAGAGTTCAACAAGATTTTACCCTATCCATGTAGAGGCAGAAGGCTTATGTTTTGATCTTGTTCCAAATCAAGACCTTGATGTGAAAACTTATCGGGTTGCAGTTAACCCTGAAGAAGGATTGTACACATGTGGATGCAACATGTTTGAGATGTGTGGTTTAATATGCCCACATATCATTAGGGTGATGGTGCACCTCAATGTGCAGCAAATACCAGGAAGATATATGCTTGAAAGGTGGTCTGCAGCAGCAACAACACATGCCCCTGAACCTGGGACAAATACAATCAGATTTGGTGTCCCAACAAGTAACACACTCAAGTACAACTCACTGTGCAGAAAGATGAACCAGTTGGCATCTGACGCATGCTTTGATGATGATACATATGTTGCTGTATCCCGCATTGTTgacgaagcaagcaaagttgttgCTACAATGCTGAAAGCAAAAGGTCAAGTGCAGCAGGAAGGAGAAGGTTATCAGCATAGACAGAGTGAGGACCAGAGACAGCAAAAACCTGAAGCTCCACAGCAACAAACAACAACAGTAGATGGTACTGCAAGTCACCAGGTGAAGAATCCTCCACGTACGAAGCCAAAAGGTCGCCCAAAGATAACAGAAAAGCGGAGGAAGACATTGGTCGAGCTGCGGGATGAGGCAAATgagaagagaaggaagaagcaaAGTGAACCTAAAACACCAAAAGAGCCAAAACCAAAGAGGAAGTACAGGAAGAAGAAGTGCCCATTCTGTGGTGATGAAGATCACATATCTGTAAAGGATTGCAAGTACATGAAAATTGCTTTGGCTAGAGAAGATGCAATGCAAGCGGGAGCAGATTTGACGTTATAG
- the LOC127327791 gene encoding protein PELOTA 1-like, translating to MKLVTRNLVPNGPGSVKLLPQIEDDLWDAYNLIAVGDTVEAVTVRKIGGRDTERVKLTLEIAVQSVEYATEDSLMRVRGKNQTKNEYVQIGQYHTLELEIKRPFVLRKEVWDWPALDRIQQSCDETAANADLAVLLMQEGLAHLFLVGRSVTATRARIEVPIPRKHGCAMAAYDTALNDFFGRVLDAFLNHVDFGLVQCVVIASPGFTKDQFRDYMLLQATRRGDMRAVTENKARIVLARAPSGYPHSLKDVLGEKSVMAQIKDTKAAQEVPAMQEFYDMITKDSDRACYGPKHVELANERLAIKTLLLTDTWFRSPDVAARRKYVDLAESVKKLGGTVRVFSSMNVSGHQLEQVTGIAAVLRFPLPDLDHIEM from the coding sequence ATGAAGCTCGTCACGCGAAACCTCGTCCCCAACGGGCCCGGCTCCGTCAAGCTGCTGCCGCAGATTGAGGACGACCTGTGGGACGCGTACAACCTCATCGCCGTCGGTGACACCGTGGAGGCCGTCACGGTTCGGAAGATCGGGGGCCGCGACACGGAGCGCGTGAAGCTAACGCTGGAGATCGCGGTGCAGTCGGTGGAGTACGCCACGGAGGACTCGCTGATGCGCGTGCGCGGCAAGAACCAGACCAAGAACGAGTACGTCCAGATCGGGCAGTACCACACGCTGGAGCTGGAGATCAAGAGGCCCTTCGTCCTGCGCAAGGAGGTCTGGGACTGGCCGGCGCTCGACAGGATCCAGCAGTCGTGCGACGAGACGGCCGCCAACGCCGACCTGGCGGTGCTCCTCATGCAGGAGGGGCTCGCCCACCTCTTCCTTGTGGGGCGGAGCGTCACGGCCACCAGAGCCCGCATCGAGGTGCCCATCCCCAGGAAGCACGGCTGCGCCATGGCCGCCTACGACACCGCGCTCAACGACTTCTTCGGCCGCGTCCTCGACGCCTTCCTCAATCACGTCGACTTCGGCCTCGTCCAGTGTGTCGTCATCGCCAGCCCCGGATTCACCAAGGACCAGTTCCGCGACTACATGCTCCTGCAGGCCACGCGGCGGGGCGACATGCGCGCCGTCACCGAGAACAAGGCGCGCATCGTGCTCGCCAGGGCGCCCTCCGGGTACCCGCACAGCCTCAAGGACGTCCTCGGCGAGAAGAGCGTCATGGCGCAGATCAAGGACACCAAGGCCGCGCAGGAGGTCCCGGCCATGCAGGAGTTCTACGACATGATCACCAAGGACTCGGACCGGGCCTGCTATGGCCCCAAACACGTGGAGCTTGCGAATGAGCGCCTCGCCATCAAGACTCTGCTGCTCACGGATACTTGGTTCAGGAGCCCCGATGTTGCCGCCAGACGCAAGTATGTCGACCTCGCCGAGTCCGTCAAGAAGCTCGGCGGCACCGTGCGGGTCTTTTCGTCCATGAATGTCTCCGGCCATCAGCTCGAGCAGGTCACGGGAATAGCTGCCGTACTTCGTTTTCCCCTTCCCGATTTGGACCACATCGAGATGTGA